In Nitrosopumilus sp., the genomic stretch CTGCCTTATTGCAACTGCAGCATACGGTTCTGAACTTGCTCCCCAGGTACAGCAATTGAGAGAGATTAGAGACAATCAATTACTAAACACAGAATCGGGTACAAATTTCATGGAATCGTTCAATCAATTCTACTATTCGTTTTCACCAGTAATTGCTGATTACGAGCGTGAAAATCCATTATTCAAAGAAGCAGTAAGGATTGCAATCACTCCGATGATTAGTTCACTATCTGTCTTGAATTATGTAAATGTGGATTCAGAAATTGAAGTTTTGGGATATGGGCTATCCCTGATCATACTTAATGTGGGAATGTACTTTGTAGCACCTGCAATTATCCTTATGGGCATCATAAAACGATTTTAAATCAAAAACTCTGCAGCATTTTTTCCATCTTCTGTAATGTTAATCCATCTAGTTCGTCCGATCTTTTCTACTTTGATAAACTTCCACTGGTTCTCCAATGTATTGATGATGTTTTTATCTAAACTTGCAAATGTTGCCTGACTTTGATTTTCCGCATTGACCACAATCAGTTTTTCTTCTTTGGCAAGGCGAGCCATCTCTTTTTTAGAAATCCTGCCGCCCTTTTCTGAGATAATTCTTAATGCATCAATGTGTTTTTTGTCTGGCCTTTTGATTTCATAGGTTGGAACGTCTTGAATATCTTTTATCCCGGTAGATATTGCTTTGCCTGAAAAGACAAGATAGTCTTTTGCCTCTACATAAAATGGATGAATGTTTTTTTCATCATTGAACATCATGCATGCCATCATGCATGCAATTGCTTGAATTTTACTTCCTGCCGCCAAATTAACATAAATGATGTTTCCTTTTTCTTTTTCAATAATTTCTTTTACAGATTTGATTATCTTGAAGAGGTCGAGTCTGTCATGATACTCCCTAACTACTTCGATGTTTTGTTTTTGTAATTGTTTTGATATTTTTTCATAAAACGTGATTGCCTTGTCAATACTAGGATTTTCATGAACTAGTAGGCAGACCTTGTCTGCTTTCATCTTCTTTGCA encodes the following:
- a CDS encoding DUF6293 family protein; the protein is MAKLTNLRVHIAPVGYEIDRIVLPAKKMKADKVCLLVHENPSIDKAITFYEKISKQLQKQNIEVVREYHDRLDLFKIIKSVKEIIEKEKGNIIYVNLAAGSKIQAIACMMACMMFNDEKNIHPFYVEAKDYLVFSGKAISTGIKDIQDVPTYEIKRPDKKHIDALRIISEKGGRISKKEMARLAKEEKLIVVNAENQSQATFASLDKNIINTLENQWKFIKVEKIGRTRWINITEDGKNAAEFLI